One genomic segment of Nitrososphaera sp. includes these proteins:
- a CDS encoding NAD(P)/FAD-dependent oxidoreductase, translating into MLVRRGHDIELFESSKQENHWPVCAWGASRHMLERFSSNAGLEFEEFILHVGLNLRMDLPDDKKENLDLKGLVTYDKNAWERALLKDIPVKYGQKVARGSFPMDSFDYVIDCTGLHRSLLPKSKEDFLIPAYEYLVENVEGEDDFYVIGYRGARGYFWYFPLGNGRGFMGAGDVDRRYEGVDEFFVKHPEAKMARKIGRPIRLAPPKRMKPFTDGNIIGVGESIGCVFPMLGEGIIPSLICCDLFLEVLDKGHPFDSELYTEKVLKRFAYYDDVYRIVRLKMEGKLSTVKHLNLMMSMYRNMKKEESRFGFEVSFDKMTRLVNAL; encoded by the coding sequence ATGCTGGTGAGGAGGGGCCACGACATTGAATTATTCGAATCCTCAAAACAGGAAAACCATTGGCCGGTATGCGCATGGGGGGCATCAAGGCACATGCTGGAAAGGTTCTCATCGAACGCCGGGCTTGAATTTGAAGAGTTTATCCTGCATGTCGGACTGAACCTCAGAATGGATCTCCCAGACGACAAGAAAGAAAACCTGGATCTTAAAGGACTTGTCACGTACGACAAGAACGCTTGGGAGCGGGCTCTTTTGAAAGATATCCCTGTAAAATATGGCCAGAAGGTCGCCAGAGGCTCATTTCCCATGGACTCTTTTGACTATGTCATTGACTGCACGGGCCTCCATCGAAGCCTCCTTCCAAAGTCCAAAGAGGATTTCCTTATTCCCGCATACGAGTATCTTGTTGAAAATGTGGAAGGCGAGGACGATTTTTACGTCATTGGCTACCGTGGCGCGAGGGGCTACTTTTGGTACTTTCCGCTAGGAAATGGAAGGGGATTCATGGGAGCGGGGGATGTCGACAGACGTTATGAGGGCGTGGACGAATTCTTTGTGAAGCATCCTGAAGCCAAGATGGCACGAAAGATTGGGCGCCCCATAAGGTTGGCGCCGCCCAAACGGATGAAGCCGTTTACTGACGGCAACATTATCGGAGTCGGAGAGTCCATAGGATGCGTATTCCCGATGCTGGGTGAGGGGATTATTCCCTCGCTGATATGCTGCGATTTGTTTCTGGAAGTGCTTGACAAGGGACATCCCTTTGATTCCGAACTCTACACCGAAAAAGTCCTAAAGCGATTCGCCTATTATGACGATGTGTACAGAATAGTTCGACTGAAGATGGAAGGCAAGCTGAGCACGGTCAAACACCTTAATTTGATGATGAGCATGTACCGGAATATGAAAAAGGAAGAAAGCCG
- a CDS encoding RNA-protein complex protein Nop10 → MKHLIRRCEACLTYTLKLTCPKCGGHTVDPHPARYSPDDKYVRYRIQERYAEPADKD, encoded by the coding sequence ATGAAACACTTAATCCGCAGGTGCGAAGCTTGCCTAACTTATACATTGAAATTAACTTGCCCAAAATGCGGCGGTCATACTGTTGACCCACACCCGGCCCGTTACTCTCCTGATGACAAGTACGTGAGATACAGGATACAAGAACGGTACGCAGAGCCTGCTGACAAGGATTAA
- the cobO gene encoding cob(I)yrinic acid a,c-diamide adenosyltransferase, translating to MPQPHDRGLIIVYTGKGKGKTTAALGLALRAVGHGLRVGMIQFIKGEWYYGELTSSKRLEPEFDLIAAGKGFVGIIDDDHHIEDHQKAAKQAIALAKDKLASGEFDVMILDEINYAAKLQLITEQDIIDILSAKPEKTSVVLTGNYATDKIIGMADLVTEMKEVKHPYQVGIKAKKGIDF from the coding sequence ATGCCACAACCCCATGACCGCGGCTTGATAATCGTCTACACCGGGAAAGGAAAGGGCAAGACCACAGCCGCTTTGGGATTAGCATTGCGCGCTGTTGGACATGGGCTTAGGGTCGGGATGATACAGTTTATCAAAGGTGAGTGGTATTATGGTGAACTGACAAGTTCCAAGAGGCTTGAGCCAGAGTTTGACTTGATAGCTGCCGGTAAGGGATTTGTAGGCATTATTGACGATGATCACCACATCGAGGACCATCAGAAGGCAGCAAAACAGGCAATTGCGCTTGCGAAGGACAAACTGGCTTCTGGCGAGTTTGACGTGATGATTCTCGACGAGATAAACTATGCCGCCAAGCTTCAACTTATCACAGAACAGGACATTATTGATATCCTCAGCGCGAAACCGGAAAAAACCAGCGTTGTTCTGACTGGAAACTATGCAACCGACAAAATAATCGGGATGGCGGACCTCGTTACCGAAATGAAGGAGGTTAAACATCCCTATCAAGTGGGGATAAAGGCAAAGAAGGGCATTGACTTTTGA
- a CDS encoding cobyrinate a,c-diamide synthase, whose translation MGLSKGVIVAGVSSGVGKTTVSLAIMQGLRVRGFAVQPFKVGPDFIDPSYHELACGRPSRNLDPWLMGKRGLVDCYLGNSRDADISVVEGVMGLYDGMSGANDYASTAYTAKLLGLPVILVIDASKSARSVAAVALGFIRLDRRVKIAGLVINNVAGPRHAGFVIEAIRSTVKLPIFGIISRFSSEQKVLTQRHLGLIPVRELRRKHKQRLRLIARAVGDQIDYDAIVKHSSEPSKSLNGPVSDAGGIVNTASKTKVVVALDESFNFYYQDNLEALRKQGAELEFFSPVNDKMIPAGCHGLVLGGGFPEVLADRLQENKAMRESIRKYIQDGMPVYAECGGLMYLSRSISGYDGSRRHLRMVGAVDADTVMKGRLTLGYTSGECIEGMFAGIDLRGHEFHYSAIENVSSDSRLVYKLKKGVGVRDNMDGFSVNEFGIASYTHVHFRGAPKIAVRFVQACKQYSKK comes from the coding sequence TTGGGCCTGTCGAAGGGAGTAATAGTTGCCGGCGTGAGCAGCGGCGTCGGCAAGACTACCGTCTCACTCGCCATTATGCAGGGACTTCGCGTAAGAGGCTTTGCAGTGCAGCCCTTCAAGGTGGGTCCGGATTTTATTGACCCGAGCTACCACGAGCTCGCGTGTGGCAGACCGTCCCGAAACCTGGACCCGTGGCTTATGGGAAAACGAGGGTTGGTCGATTGCTACCTTGGCAATTCGCGCGACGCTGATATTTCTGTCGTTGAAGGAGTAATGGGGCTCTACGACGGAATGTCGGGTGCAAATGACTATGCGAGCACGGCATACACGGCGAAATTGCTCGGCCTACCCGTCATATTGGTGATAGACGCCTCCAAATCCGCCCGATCGGTAGCTGCTGTAGCCCTTGGATTTATCCGCCTGGACAGGAGGGTAAAGATCGCCGGACTGGTAATAAACAACGTCGCGGGACCGCGGCACGCCGGCTTTGTAATCGAAGCCATCCGCTCCACTGTCAAACTCCCGATTTTTGGAATCATTTCCAGGTTCTCTTCAGAGCAGAAAGTCCTCACGCAGCGTCACCTTGGCCTGATACCAGTGCGGGAATTAAGACGAAAGCACAAGCAAAGACTCAGATTAATCGCTCGAGCTGTCGGTGACCAAATTGATTATGACGCCATTGTAAAGCATTCGTCAGAACCTTCAAAATCGCTTAACGGCCCGGTCTCGGATGCAGGCGGTATCGTGAATACAGCTTCGAAGACTAAGGTCGTGGTCGCCCTGGACGAATCCTTTAACTTCTATTACCAGGACAATCTAGAAGCGCTTCGGAAACAAGGTGCGGAACTCGAGTTTTTTAGTCCCGTAAATGACAAAATGATTCCAGCGGGCTGCCATGGACTTGTCCTAGGCGGCGGTTTTCCCGAGGTGCTGGCTGACAGGCTGCAGGAAAACAAGGCGATGAGAGAATCTATCCGAAAATACATCCAAGACGGAATGCCCGTTTACGCGGAATGTGGTGGTTTGATGTATTTAAGCAGGTCAATCTCGGGTTACGATGGAAGCCGGCGACACTTGAGGATGGTCGGGGCCGTAGACGCCGATACCGTCATGAAGGGACGCTTGACTCTCGGATACACTTCCGGGGAATGCATTGAAGGGATGTTTGCAGGCATCGATCTTCGAGGCCATGAATTTCATTACTCGGCAATTGAAAACGTCAGTTCAGATTCAAGACTGGTTTATAAATTGAAAAAAGGGGTGGGAGTCCGCGATAATATGGATGGTTTTTCGGTCAATGAGTTTGGAATCGCCTCGTACACCCATGTCCATTTTCGCGGCGCCCCCAAGATTGCCGTCAGATTCGTTCAAGCCTGCAAGCAATATTCAAAAAAGTGA
- a CDS encoding precorrin-8X methylmutase: protein MSSRNDSIGSAASRSMTQRAFDIEKKSFEIIDSEAGNHGYGEPEWTVVKRVIHSTADFDYCGSCRMLFQNSPISAAFDAFRNHLPIITDVEMVLAAINKKSLGDLGLKAGCYISDPRAATLSSKKQMTRSEAAMQIASQAGPVGIIAIGNAPTALLEVIKLAVEKQMRPLLVVGLPVGFVSAAESKEALAATSMSCITNRGRKGGSAAAASVINALMLLYKSAQH from the coding sequence ATGTCTTCAAGAAATGACAGTATTGGCTCGGCTGCCAGTCGCTCAATGACGCAGCGTGCCTTTGACATTGAAAAGAAGAGCTTTGAAATTATTGATTCCGAAGCGGGCAACCACGGATATGGCGAACCTGAGTGGACCGTCGTAAAGAGGGTAATCCACTCGACAGCAGATTTTGACTACTGCGGCTCGTGCAGGATGCTGTTTCAAAACAGTCCCATCAGCGCGGCGTTTGACGCTTTTCGAAACCACCTGCCGATTATCACCGATGTCGAGATGGTCCTAGCGGCAATAAACAAGAAGTCGCTAGGCGACCTGGGTCTCAAGGCCGGCTGTTACATTTCGGACCCCCGTGCAGCCACGCTGTCTTCAAAGAAACAGATGACTCGGTCTGAAGCAGCGATGCAAATCGCATCCCAAGCTGGCCCGGTGGGAATCATCGCGATTGGTAATGCTCCTACCGCTCTCCTTGAAGTTATCAAACTCGCCGTAGAAAAGCAAATGCGACCACTGCTTGTCGTTGGGCTGCCCGTTGGCTTTGTCTCTGCAGCAGAGTCGAAAGAGGCGTTGGCCGCAACGAGCATGTCGTGCATTACAAACCGCGGTAGAAAGGGCGGCAGCGCTGCGGCTGCGTCGGTGATAAACGCACTGATGCTCCTTTACAAATCCGCCCAACATTGA
- a CDS encoding CbiX/SirB N-terminal domain-containing protein: MQRALLVVDRGSREPEVPLELQEICNRAKAVGNYDFSTFCFLEVRPPYIQEAIAKCLRQGCDLLTVVPYFLYPGKKLKDAVKSCATLMHAQGLSMVITKPLSYHTSLIDLAVQRITESKSTHGIGLPDKQCDVLLIGHGSSDPSAREAFLFAARRISRHYRKVTPCFLELDHPNIEQGVRLATESAPQLLIVMPYFLHRGAHVKSDILKDLDGAMSKYHVKHIITGPLGVDEKVVNLVIERSSEAEARANVFKK; the protein is encoded by the coding sequence ATGCAACGAGCATTGCTTGTCGTGGACCGGGGGAGCAGGGAGCCCGAAGTACCACTCGAGCTCCAAGAAATATGCAATCGAGCAAAGGCCGTGGGGAATTACGATTTTTCCACCTTTTGCTTTTTAGAAGTCAGGCCGCCGTATATTCAGGAAGCAATAGCCAAGTGTTTACGTCAAGGCTGCGACCTCTTGACCGTGGTGCCTTACTTCCTGTATCCAGGGAAGAAACTCAAGGATGCAGTCAAAAGCTGCGCGACACTTATGCATGCTCAAGGGCTATCAATGGTAATCACAAAGCCCCTCAGTTATCATACATCGCTGATAGATTTGGCAGTCCAGCGAATAACCGAGTCTAAGTCAACCCATGGAATCGGATTGCCAGACAAGCAGTGCGACGTTCTTCTGATAGGCCATGGGAGCAGCGACCCCTCCGCCAGAGAGGCGTTCTTGTTTGCTGCTCGGAGAATCTCGCGCCATTATAGGAAGGTGACTCCTTGCTTCCTGGAGCTTGACCATCCAAATATCGAACAAGGAGTAAGGCTCGCAACAGAATCAGCCCCGCAGCTTCTCATTGTCATGCCATACTTCCTCCATCGGGGCGCTCACGTAAAATCAGACATCCTAAAGGATCTGGACGGAGCCATGTCAAAGTACCACGTTAAGCACATTATTACAGGCCCGTTGGGCGTTGACGAGAAGGTCGTGAATCTTGTAATCGAACGGTCATCAGAAGCGGAGGCCCGGGCGAATGTCTTCAAGAAATGA
- a CDS encoding cobalamin biosynthesis protein — protein MADAQIHAPAKLSDGGGDILWFSDQTAKVVEELFKTCESMVCIFSLGAVIRLIAPVLRDKKTDPAVLVIDDKATYVISALSGHLGGANALARTIGAILDASPVITTAADVNETIPVDLVGRQFGWTIEDFANVTSTSALMVNEESIAVYQEAGEKTWWTSKLPKNVTLVNSLEDAVAGEFKGALVISDRIFKDSRILNKAVIYRPKSLVVGVGLHWDTGADTIEAGIRQVFERENLSVKCIRTICTADRGAKVKGLEEFGKLWNLPVNYFSKESLNSVEVPNPSEVVRKFESTASVSEAASILGSQSGSLIVQKQKFPPNLTVAVSRFAFGETK, from the coding sequence ATGGCGGATGCACAGATCCATGCTCCTGCAAAGCTCTCCGACGGCGGCGGAGACATTCTTTGGTTCTCCGATCAAACAGCCAAGGTAGTCGAAGAGCTCTTCAAAACATGCGAATCTATGGTGTGTATATTTTCACTCGGCGCTGTCATACGCCTTATTGCCCCGGTATTGCGGGACAAAAAGACAGATCCTGCAGTACTTGTGATAGACGACAAGGCAACGTACGTCATCAGCGCCCTTTCGGGCCATCTTGGGGGTGCCAATGCTCTTGCTCGAACCATCGGCGCAATACTGGACGCTTCCCCCGTGATAACTACGGCAGCGGACGTCAACGAGACCATTCCTGTCGACCTGGTCGGCAGGCAATTTGGCTGGACCATTGAGGATTTTGCAAACGTTACCTCCACAAGCGCCCTGATGGTCAACGAAGAAAGTATCGCAGTATATCAAGAGGCGGGCGAGAAGACCTGGTGGACATCCAAACTGCCGAAAAACGTTACGCTGGTAAACTCGCTTGAGGACGCAGTCGCGGGAGAATTCAAGGGAGCACTTGTCATTTCCGACAGAATCTTCAAGGACTCTCGGATTCTCAACAAGGCGGTGATCTATCGGCCAAAAAGCCTTGTGGTTGGAGTAGGCCTGCACTGGGACACCGGAGCAGATACCATAGAGGCAGGAATCCGGCAAGTTTTCGAAAGAGAAAACCTTTCGGTAAAATGCATACGAACCATCTGCACAGCCGACAGGGGGGCCAAGGTCAAGGGGCTGGAGGAATTCGGAAAACTATGGAATTTGCCGGTAAATTATTTCTCGAAGGAGTCCCTTAATTCAGTCGAGGTTCCTAACCCCTCTGAAGTCGTCCGCAAGTTCGAGTCAACTGCAAGCGTATCTGAGGCTGCGTCAATCCTGGGCTCACAATCCGGCTCGCTGATCGTGCAAAAGCAAAAGTTTCCCCCAAACTTGACAGTCGCTGTTTCGCGATTTGCTTTTGGGGAAACAAAGTGA
- a CDS encoding cobalt-precorrin-5B (C(1))-methyltransferase — protein sequence MSSDDDIDLAEKEQDLPSEIRQKKQEGRLRTGYTTGASAAAATKAALLPLLGSAPVASVEVTLPKGKIARLQIKWTDTSKISQGVVTSAVTKDGGDDPDVTNGAEICSTVSYHDQAGKIVLEGGRGVGRVTKPGLGLQIGGPAINPVPTQMIRGVVEELASLILRERGISVIISVPEGERIAAKTDNPRLGILGGISILGTTGIVLPYSTASFAASIRQSLDVAIAMGADEVVLTTGGRSEDFAKAIFTSLPDHCFIQVGDFTGYAVKQCAKKELSRATIAAFVGKLSKMAKGVKQTHVAGSHVDMGFLAELAASCGATAQTISEIRSANTARHVSEIVLRSGLSGFFNEICRKVHDEMSAYAESNLELRIVMFEFDGQLLGRYPSL from the coding sequence TTGAGTTCAGACGACGATATCGACCTTGCTGAAAAGGAACAAGATTTGCCGTCCGAGATTCGGCAAAAGAAGCAGGAGGGTCGGCTCAGAACAGGTTATACTACCGGAGCTAGTGCGGCTGCAGCTACCAAGGCGGCGCTCTTGCCATTATTAGGCTCTGCTCCAGTTGCGAGCGTCGAGGTTACGCTGCCAAAAGGCAAGATCGCAAGGCTGCAAATAAAGTGGACTGACACGTCAAAAATCAGCCAAGGGGTGGTCACATCTGCTGTAACCAAGGACGGAGGAGATGATCCGGATGTTACAAACGGGGCTGAAATATGCTCAACGGTCTCATACCATGATCAGGCGGGCAAGATTGTTCTCGAGGGCGGAAGGGGTGTTGGGCGCGTCACAAAACCCGGCCTTGGACTTCAGATTGGTGGTCCTGCAATAAACCCCGTTCCGACCCAGATGATACGGGGCGTCGTCGAGGAGTTAGCATCTCTGATTCTTCGGGAAAGGGGAATCAGCGTGATCATAAGCGTGCCGGAAGGCGAACGAATCGCTGCTAAAACCGATAATCCAAGACTAGGGATACTTGGAGGCATATCGATCCTCGGTACTACAGGCATAGTTCTACCTTACTCGACCGCGTCATTTGCAGCTTCTATCCGGCAGAGCCTTGATGTTGCTATTGCAATGGGGGCAGATGAGGTCGTCCTGACTACAGGGGGGAGAAGCGAGGACTTTGCAAAAGCCATTTTTACTTCCCTCCCGGACCATTGCTTCATCCAAGTCGGAGACTTTACCGGATATGCTGTCAAGCAGTGTGCCAAGAAAGAGTTGAGCAGGGCCACCATTGCAGCATTTGTGGGCAAACTCTCCAAGATGGCCAAAGGTGTCAAGCAGACACACGTGGCCGGATCACATGTTGACATGGGGTTTCTCGCGGAATTAGCGGCTAGTTGCGGAGCAACCGCACAGACAATTAGTGAGATCAGGTCTGCAAACACTGCAAGGCACGTCTCAGAGATAGTGCTTCGGTCGGGGTTGTCTGGATTCTTTAACGAAATTTGCAGGAAGGTCCATGATGAAATGTCGGCTTATGCAGAATCAAACTTGGAACTCAGAATTGTGATGTTTGAGTTTGACGGGCAGTTGCTCGGAAGATACCCTTCTCTGTAA
- the metK gene encoding methionine adenosyltransferase → MVRRWLFTSESVTEGHPDKVCDQVSDAILDEFLRQDPDSRVAVETMTTTGIVFVAGEVTSKARVDAQEIVRDTIRQIGYDRPELGFDCDSCAVLIALHEQSPDISIGVTPQGGKDQGAGDQGLMFGYATRETPELMPLPITMAHQLSMKLASVRKKKELDWVRPDGKSQVTVVYEDGVPKRIDTVVVSTQHSPDISLPQIRESVIENVIKPTCGSWIDDKTKFLVNPTGRFVIGGPPGDTGLTGRKIIADTYGGMGRHGGGAFSGKDPSKVDRSACYMARYVAKNIVSAGLADKCEIQLAYAIGVAEPVSVMVETFGTGRIPEEEIEGRARKVFDMRPAGIIQSLDLKRPIYRKTSVYGHFGRKDGFPWEKTDKVALLTSHLEV, encoded by the coding sequence ATGGTAAGAAGATGGTTATTTACATCCGAAAGTGTAACTGAAGGTCATCCAGACAAGGTTTGCGACCAGGTCTCCGACGCAATCTTGGACGAGTTCCTGAGACAGGACCCGGATTCGCGCGTTGCTGTCGAGACAATGACGACGACGGGAATCGTATTTGTGGCTGGCGAGGTCACCTCAAAGGCGCGCGTAGACGCTCAAGAAATAGTCCGCGATACTATCAGACAAATTGGTTATGATCGGCCGGAACTAGGGTTTGACTGCGACTCGTGCGCCGTCTTGATTGCATTGCACGAGCAGTCGCCGGATATCTCGATCGGCGTGACGCCGCAAGGCGGTAAGGACCAGGGCGCAGGTGATCAGGGATTGATGTTTGGCTACGCGACGCGGGAAACACCCGAGTTGATGCCTCTTCCAATAACGATGGCGCACCAGCTGTCCATGAAACTCGCAAGCGTTCGCAAGAAGAAAGAGCTCGATTGGGTCCGGCCGGATGGCAAGTCCCAGGTGACTGTGGTATACGAAGACGGCGTTCCAAAACGAATTGACACGGTTGTTGTCTCTACGCAGCACTCGCCGGACATCAGCCTGCCTCAGATCAGGGAATCAGTTATCGAGAATGTTATAAAGCCAACTTGCGGCTCGTGGATCGACGACAAGACCAAATTCCTCGTTAACCCTACAGGCCGATTCGTAATAGGCGGCCCTCCCGGAGACACTGGCCTAACTGGCAGAAAAATTATTGCCGACACTTATGGCGGAATGGGACGGCACGGCGGAGGGGCGTTTTCCGGAAAAGATCCGTCGAAGGTTGACAGGTCAGCATGTTACATGGCACGGTATGTGGCCAAGAATATAGTCTCAGCCGGACTGGCGGACAAGTGTGAGATACAACTCGCCTATGCCATCGGTGTAGCTGAACCAGTGTCTGTCATGGTTGAAACGTTTGGAACTGGCAGGATCCCTGAAGAGGAGATTGAGGGGCGAGCTCGGAAGGTGTTTGACATGCGTCCGGCAGGCATAATTCAGTCGCTAGATCTCAAGAGGCCGATTTATCGTAAGACTTCTGTATATGGACACTTTGGAAGAAAGGACGGGTTTCCGTGGGAGAAAACAGACAAGGTAGCACTTCTCACTTCGCACTTGGAAGTGTGA
- a CDS encoding U6 snRNA-associated Sm-like protein LSm6, with product MSSSAQQPKRPLSTLQRAINRKVAVRLKSEIEYKGRMNNVDSYMNLILTDAEEFDGADVIANYGKVVIRGNNVLFIKLEKEL from the coding sequence TTGTCATCATCCGCACAGCAGCCAAAAAGACCATTGTCAACTTTGCAGCGTGCGATCAATAGAAAAGTTGCTGTCAGGCTGAAGAGCGAAATAGAATACAAGGGCCGAATGAACAATGTTGATTCTTATATGAACCTGATTTTGACTGATGCCGAAGAATTTGACGGGGCAGACGTTATCGCAAACTACGGCAAGGTCGTTATTAGAGGGAACAACGTCCTTTTTATCAAGTTGGAAAAAGAACTCTGA
- a CDS encoding glycosyltransferase family 2 protein: MEAPLRGELLKRDTLPLSIIVPTYNESENISLLLDSILESVPAHLLGEIIIVDDNSPDGTGDIADEYASRHIGSRMAVRVIRRPGKLGLSSAILEGFRNALGRIILVMDSDMSHPPQTIPSLLREFQNHDCDIVVASRYLKGGSVIGWPFKRRLLSKGATKIAKYGLGIRITDPMSGFFAFRRDVIQDITFDPIGYKMLLEMIVKAKTARIKEVPYIFRNRTIGSSKLEFSVIIDYMRSVWSLYRYGKGKSHESRTSVNFLSKAGRFYTVGASGLLVNYVVSLLFQNLLPEIWFLHATIVGILFSVGTNFVLNKLWTFEDRDFRRKRTAIQFGLFAGFSSVGAVLQLSLVYALVQVYHVAYAPSLIVAVAAASVGNFLLNKKWTFREKIWS; encoded by the coding sequence TTGGAGGCTCCACTTCGAGGGGAACTGCTAAAGCGCGACACGCTTCCCCTTTCCATCATTGTTCCAACGTATAATGAATCCGAGAATATCTCATTGCTTCTTGATTCCATTTTAGAATCCGTGCCCGCCCACCTTCTTGGCGAAATCATCATCGTCGACGACAATTCCCCGGATGGGACAGGGGATATCGCGGACGAATATGCATCTAGGCATATCGGTTCGCGGATGGCGGTGCGGGTAATAAGGCGCCCCGGAAAGTTGGGCCTGAGCTCGGCGATTTTGGAAGGATTTAGGAACGCATTGGGGCGAATTATTCTGGTGATGGATTCCGACATGTCTCACCCGCCGCAGACAATCCCTTCGCTCCTGCGCGAGTTTCAGAATCACGACTGCGACATAGTTGTGGCCTCAAGGTACCTGAAGGGTGGTTCCGTAATCGGCTGGCCCTTCAAGCGCAGGCTGCTCAGCAAAGGGGCGACTAAGATTGCCAAGTACGGGCTCGGAATCAGGATAACCGATCCAATGTCAGGATTTTTCGCCTTCAGGCGAGACGTCATTCAGGACATTACTTTCGATCCTATCGGGTACAAGATGCTACTCGAGATGATTGTAAAAGCCAAAACTGCCAGAATTAAAGAGGTTCCCTATATCTTTCGCAACCGGACGATCGGTTCCAGCAAATTAGAGTTCTCGGTAATCATAGACTATATGAGATCTGTCTGGTCTCTCTACAGGTACGGAAAGGGAAAGTCTCACGAGAGCAGGACGTCTGTCAACTTTCTGTCCAAGGCGGGAAGATTCTACACTGTCGGCGCATCGGGGCTGCTGGTCAATTATGTCGTCTCGTTGCTATTTCAGAATTTACTCCCTGAAATATGGTTTCTTCATGCTACCATAGTCGGCATCCTATTTTCGGTTGGCACGAATTTTGTCCTCAACAAACTCTGGACATTCGAGGACAGGGATTTCCGGAGGAAAAGGACTGCGATCCAGTTCGGCCTGTTTGCCGGTTTTAGTTCAGTAGGCGCGGTTCTTCAGCTGTCCCTGGTTTACGCGCTCGTCCAGGTTTACCATGTCGCATATGCCCCATCGCTCATAGTCGCGGTAGCCGCTGCCTCGGTTGGCAACTTCTTGCTTAACAAGAAGTGGACTTTCAGAGAAAAGATTTGGAGCTAA
- a CDS encoding dUTPase: MDSLEKIFAMQKLLTQNMDLSRYPLSVEGRVSALSTAIIHEAVELQRLTNWKWWKKSSEFDEKSAREELIDIWHFVIQASIELGMDASAVVEEYEKKNKVNHKRQQSGY; this comes from the coding sequence GTGGACTCCCTTGAAAAGATATTTGCCATGCAGAAATTGCTAACGCAGAACATGGACCTCAGCAGGTACCCGCTTTCCGTCGAGGGAAGGGTCTCCGCCCTTTCGACCGCGATAATCCATGAAGCGGTAGAACTGCAGAGGCTCACAAATTGGAAGTGGTGGAAAAAGTCTTCTGAGTTTGACGAAAAGTCAGCCAGAGAGGAGCTTATCGACATCTGGCACTTTGTGATTCAGGCCTCGATCGAACTAGGGATGGATGCGTCGGCAGTGGTCGAGGAATATGAAAAAAAGAACAAAGTCAACCACAAAAGACAGCAGTCAGGGTACTGA
- a CDS encoding tetrahydromethanopterin S-methyltransferase subunit A, giving the protein MLPVRETLYVGKGSEIAICTLGSMDLLRQISRSALMDRICIAGRLLSENAGIDQMLRSAQAQRDLRTLIVCGREVQGHMPGQALVSLFQNGIDKDGRIIGAEGHRPVLSMERSEVKEIVERIELVDLIGEVDYETIARSVP; this is encoded by the coding sequence GTGCTACCAGTAAGAGAGACGCTCTATGTCGGAAAAGGGTCAGAGATCGCTATTTGCACGCTGGGGAGCATGGATCTATTGAGGCAAATATCTCGCTCGGCCCTGATGGATAGAATTTGTATTGCAGGGAGGCTGCTCTCCGAAAATGCCGGAATCGACCAAATGCTGCGCTCAGCCCAGGCCCAGCGGGATCTTCGCACCCTGATTGTTTGCGGTCGTGAAGTGCAAGGACACATGCCCGGTCAGGCGCTCGTATCACTGTTCCAGAATGGAATAGACAAGGACGGCAGAATAATAGGCGCTGAAGGTCACAGACCGGTCCTGAGCATGGAACGCTCTGAAGTCAAAGAGATCGTAGAGCGGATTGAATTGGTAGACCTGATAGGCGAAGTCGACTACGAAACGATTGCTCGCTCAGTACCCTGA
- a CDS encoding pyridoxamine 5'-phosphate oxidase family protein — protein MKVAYTDAERRFLQSHEACRVATCHDNIPHVVPVSYIFYDDCICFATDYETRKFSNLKGNNRISAVVDEYSSVSNKAVCIQGSAFLIEKGDKFRLLYKIFESRFEWVRREPWGEGEAPFVQILATNKISWGI, from the coding sequence ATGAAGGTCGCCTACACAGACGCGGAGAGGCGGTTCCTCCAAAGCCACGAAGCATGTAGAGTTGCAACCTGCCACGATAACATCCCTCATGTTGTTCCTGTCTCGTACATTTTTTATGACGACTGCATTTGTTTTGCGACTGACTATGAAACGCGAAAATTCTCGAACCTGAAAGGGAACAACAGGATATCTGCGGTAGTCGACGAGTATTCGTCGGTTTCTAATAAAGCCGTGTGCATCCAGGGAAGCGCGTTCCTTATCGAGAAGGGAGATAAGTTCAGGTTGCTTTACAAAATCTTTGAGTCACGGTTTGAATGGGTCAGGCGCGAGCCTTGGGGAGAGGGCGAAGCACCCTTTGTCCAGATCCTGGCTACAAACAAGATCAGCTGGGGGATTTGA